In the Pseudobacteriovorax antillogorgiicola genome, one interval contains:
- a CDS encoding NAD-dependent epimerase/dehydratase family protein, with amino-acid sequence MTKLLSIGLTGFIGTNFLRSYVNNFEKIHILTRHSRPQVLAPNIDASTLDEVASINDEFDWGLYMAHDHTDLYANIDLFRSFLQVCERLSVKRLIVLSSFVVYDFLHEERISINSSYIKIGEPYIQVKQKLEFIAERYSLEKDAQVYVLQPAVVLGEGGAWDRLIRSLSECHKIGLYGNGSYRCNWVHVEQVSEKIIDIIISQSASTDTDKFKKYIVSNGSTDETWKDLLVVGGELEKIESPNNRRYHNNMMMNLALIIIFAIPSLRIKSYILKKVRAKGSNSKFPSIWFPIGLTRIVMSRNYSLN; translated from the coding sequence ATGACAAAGTTGTTATCTATCGGATTAACTGGTTTTATAGGAACAAACTTTCTAAGATCGTATGTGAACAATTTTGAGAAGATTCATATCTTAACTAGACATAGTAGGCCACAAGTTTTAGCTCCCAATATAGACGCTAGTACCTTGGATGAAGTGGCTTCAATCAATGACGAATTTGATTGGGGCTTGTATATGGCTCATGATCATACAGATTTATATGCAAACATTGATTTGTTCAGAAGTTTTCTTCAGGTGTGCGAGAGACTAAGTGTCAAAAGATTGATTGTGTTGAGTTCTTTTGTAGTTTACGACTTTCTTCATGAGGAACGAATATCGATAAACTCTTCATATATCAAGATTGGTGAACCGTATATTCAAGTAAAACAGAAACTGGAATTTATTGCGGAAAGATACAGCTTGGAAAAAGACGCTCAAGTTTATGTCCTTCAACCTGCAGTCGTTCTGGGGGAAGGGGGGGCATGGGATAGATTGATTAGATCTCTATCAGAATGTCATAAGATTGGTTTATATGGAAATGGTTCATATCGGTGTAACTGGGTTCATGTAGAGCAGGTTTCTGAAAAAATTATAGATATTATTATATCCCAAAGTGCAAGTACAGATACAGATAAGTTTAAGAAATATATAGTCAGTAATGGTAGTACTGATGAAACGTGGAAGGATTTACTTGTTGTTGGGGGAGAATTGGAAAAGATTGAATCTCCCAATAATAGGCGTTATCACAATAATATGATGATGAATCTGGCTTTGATTATCATCTTCGCAATACCTTCCTTGCGAATAAAATCCTATATCCTAAAAAAAGTAAGAGCAAAAGGCTCTAATTCTAAATTTCCATCAATTTGGTTTCCTATAGGTCTAACAAGAATTGTAATGAGTCGCAACTATAGTCTTAATTAG
- a CDS encoding DegT/DnrJ/EryC1/StrS family aminotransferase has protein sequence MEFIDLSLQQQKIRDSIQGAINDVLNHGKYIMGPEVQELEFKLAEFTGAQHCVSCGNGTDALLLALMALGIGPGDEVITSTFSFISTSEVIALLGATAVFVDIDLRTYQIDHKAIEGAISNRTKAIIPVSLYGLCSNFQAINKIAAKYKIVVIEDAAQSFGATYFNRWSCNLSHIATTSFFPSKPLGCYGDGGAIFTSDNEIAEKIKILRTHGQSKRYFQREIGINSRLDSIQAAILLKKLDIFKEEIELRQEVANRYNSYLEGIVGIPHTPFGQTHVFGQYTIAAERRDLLLSHLKEHGIPSMVYYPILLHNQVAMEPFMKTSGELKNAEQAIISVLSLPMSPYLRTKDQNLICETVRNFYL, from the coding sequence ATGGAATTTATTGATTTATCCTTGCAACAACAGAAAATCAGAGATTCGATTCAGGGAGCTATTAACGATGTTTTGAACCACGGAAAGTACATCATGGGTCCGGAAGTTCAGGAACTAGAGTTCAAATTAGCCGAGTTCACTGGAGCACAACACTGTGTCAGTTGTGGAAATGGGACTGATGCGCTATTGCTTGCGCTCATGGCATTGGGGATAGGACCCGGTGATGAAGTTATTACAAGTACTTTTTCATTCATATCTACTTCAGAAGTTATTGCTCTATTAGGTGCTACAGCTGTATTTGTGGATATTGATCTACGCACTTATCAAATCGACCATAAAGCTATCGAGGGTGCCATAAGCAATCGAACCAAAGCGATCATCCCTGTGAGCCTTTATGGATTGTGCTCCAATTTTCAAGCCATCAATAAGATCGCAGCCAAATACAAAATAGTCGTAATAGAAGACGCGGCTCAGAGCTTCGGCGCAACGTATTTCAACAGATGGTCTTGCAATCTGTCCCATATTGCTACAACTTCCTTTTTTCCTTCGAAGCCTCTGGGGTGCTATGGTGACGGTGGAGCTATTTTCACAAGTGACAACGAAATAGCTGAGAAGATAAAGATTCTACGAACTCACGGACAGTCTAAAAGGTACTTCCAAAGAGAGATAGGAATAAATAGCCGTCTCGATTCGATTCAAGCAGCAATCCTTTTAAAAAAGCTAGACATCTTCAAAGAGGAAATTGAACTCAGACAAGAGGTAGCGAACCGATACAATTCCTATCTAGAAGGTATTGTGGGCATACCACATACACCTTTTGGTCAAACACATGTATTTGGTCAATATACGATTGCTGCAGAAAGAAGAGATCTTCTACTCTCTCATCTCAAAGAACACGGCATACCCTCGATGGTGTACTACCCAATACTTCTGCATAATCAAGTAGCAATGGAGCCCTTCATGAAAACTAGTGGAGAACTAAAAAACGCCGAACAAGCTATAATAAGTGTTCTTAGCCTGCCTATGAGCCCCTATCTCAGGACCAAAGACCAAAATCTAATTTGTGAAACAGTTAGGAATTTTTACCTATGA
- the wecB gene encoding non-hydrolyzing UDP-N-acetylglucosamine 2-epimerase, with protein MKICTVVGARPQFIKAAALSQQIKNFNGINEVIVHTGQHYDPQMSDVFFEQMSIPRPVYNLAINGGSHGSMTGKMIQHIEHILLIENPDCVVVFGDTNSTLSAAIAASKIGIPIAHIEAGLRSFNMSMPEEINRILTDRVSKFLFCPTKTAVYNLANEGIPSVNLSKNIPCIVENTGDIMYDAVKMFGNSESFDKTILNRLRSDKKNIFVTLHRQENVDSPDKLTSMINAIGSIAQEANVIFPIHPRTKNSLKKFKLNLHPNIQVSNPLGYIELLQIVKRCDLVMTDSGGLQKEAYFLKKPAIILREQTEWLELIEQNSAFLCGSDLDMILSKYRKAINSDVVHRSNLFGAGDTSQRIISFLH; from the coding sequence ATGAAAATCTGCACTGTCGTAGGGGCACGACCTCAGTTCATTAAAGCTGCGGCACTATCTCAACAAATAAAAAATTTCAACGGTATCAACGAAGTAATTGTGCATACTGGACAACACTACGACCCTCAAATGTCTGACGTATTTTTCGAACAAATGTCGATTCCAAGGCCAGTATACAACCTTGCTATAAATGGTGGTTCTCATGGCTCTATGACAGGTAAAATGATCCAGCATATTGAGCATATACTTCTAATCGAAAATCCTGACTGTGTTGTTGTATTTGGAGATACAAACTCTACGTTGTCAGCAGCAATCGCTGCTTCAAAAATAGGTATTCCAATTGCCCATATAGAAGCCGGTTTAAGATCATTCAACATGTCCATGCCTGAGGAAATCAATAGAATCTTAACCGATAGAGTATCCAAATTTCTATTCTGTCCAACTAAAACAGCCGTTTATAATCTAGCCAATGAGGGCATTCCTAGCGTAAATCTATCTAAAAATATTCCATGTATTGTCGAAAATACTGGCGACATTATGTATGATGCTGTTAAGATGTTCGGTAACTCAGAATCATTTGACAAAACAATTCTGAATAGACTCCGAAGCGACAAAAAAAATATATTCGTTACTTTACATCGCCAAGAAAACGTCGACTCGCCTGACAAACTAACTTCTATGATCAATGCTATTGGAAGCATAGCTCAGGAAGCAAACGTGATATTTCCGATTCACCCACGAACTAAAAACAGCTTGAAGAAATTCAAGCTTAACCTTCACCCTAATATTCAAGTTAGCAATCCTTTGGGATATATAGAGCTTCTTCAGATAGTTAAAAGGTGTGATTTAGTCATGACAGACTCAGGAGGACTTCAAAAAGAAGCCTACTTCTTAAAAAAACCCGCGATAATTCTGAGAGAACAAACTGAATGGCTAGAGCTCATCGAACAAAATTCGGCATTTTTATGTGGTTCTGATTTAGATATGATCTTATCCAAGTACAGAAAAGCTATTAACTCTGATGTAGTGCATCGCTCTAACTTATTTGGCGCCGGCGATACCAGCCAAAGAATAATAAGTTTTCTACATTAA